A genomic segment from Bacillus cereus G9842 encodes:
- a CDS encoding GNAT family N-acetyltransferase has protein sequence MIREIEIEDAASFLQLSKQLDEETKFMLYEPGERKTTAEQQEKMIHRFIENEYATIFVAVEDERIVGFILVNGNNIQRKRHVATIVIGILQEYNGRGIGTRLFKEVEKWAKLHDVWRLELTVMAHNTRAQALYKKAGFEKEGVKKAALIIDGKGIDEYEMAKLLK, from the coding sequence GTGATTAGGGAAATCGAAATAGAAGATGCAGCATCATTTTTGCAATTAAGTAAGCAATTAGATGAAGAAACGAAGTTTATGTTATATGAACCAGGAGAAAGAAAAACTACAGCTGAGCAACAAGAAAAAATGATCCATCGCTTTATAGAAAATGAATATGCAACAATATTTGTAGCAGTTGAAGATGAGAGGATAGTAGGTTTTATATTAGTGAATGGAAATAACATTCAAAGAAAGAGGCATGTAGCAACCATTGTAATTGGTATTTTGCAAGAGTATAACGGGCGAGGTATTGGGACGAGATTGTTTAAAGAGGTTGAGAAGTGGGCAAAATTACATGATGTATGGCGTTTAGAATTAACAGTAATGGCCCACAATACAAGAGCTCAGGCACTATATAAAAAAGCTGGATTTGAGAAAGAAGGTGTCAAAAAAGCTGCTCTTATTATCGATGGAAAGGGCATCGATGAGTATGAAATGGCCAAATTATTAAAATAA
- the spoIIP gene encoding stage II sporulation protein P gives MNRGFFFMKFTSMRKLVLFVITTVLATFFLISMMVTSMKETKSTYLYNWLNELSMNGYMYVLGKENHYFTQEYRNLNQDFSISSFLFSMATNIRFNDVRSFVGKELPGFGKYDTEIVIAGEGTNYSNLPIESSVPLEEVVKERTSGTGQAPKQDTSKEKKQPSQTTGKRQVAFIYHTHSWESYLPLLNLTNDPNPNKATSSVSNISILGDRFREQLEGEGIGATNDKSDVGQKLISKGLNSNSSYKMSREIVQQAMAGNKDLQYFFDLHRDSARKNVTTKTIGDKSYAKLAFVVGKGNKNYEKNLQLATALHEAINKKYPGVSRGVIQKGFQTGNGIYNQDLSGQAILIEVGGVDNTEEELNRSIDALAKAFGEYFWQAEKVNG, from the coding sequence ATGAATCGGGGCTTTTTTTTTATGAAGTTTACAAGCATGCGTAAGTTAGTTTTATTTGTTATTACTACAGTGCTAGCGACTTTTTTTCTTATTAGTATGATGGTAACCTCTATGAAAGAGACGAAGTCAACGTATTTATATAATTGGTTAAATGAGTTATCGATGAATGGTTACATGTATGTACTTGGAAAAGAGAATCATTATTTTACACAGGAGTATCGAAATTTGAATCAAGATTTTTCAATTTCTTCTTTTCTCTTTTCTATGGCTACAAATATTCGCTTTAATGATGTACGCAGTTTTGTCGGGAAAGAGCTCCCTGGGTTTGGTAAGTACGATACAGAAATTGTTATTGCGGGTGAGGGTACAAATTATTCTAACTTACCGATAGAGTCGAGTGTCCCTCTTGAAGAAGTAGTGAAGGAACGGACTAGTGGAACTGGACAAGCACCTAAACAAGATACGAGTAAAGAGAAAAAACAGCCGTCCCAAACGACCGGGAAAAGACAAGTTGCGTTTATTTATCATACACATAGCTGGGAATCCTATTTACCTTTACTTAACTTAACGAATGACCCGAATCCGAATAAAGCAACGAGTTCTGTATCGAATATTTCTATATTAGGAGACCGTTTCCGTGAACAACTAGAAGGTGAAGGAATTGGCGCCACTAACGATAAGAGTGATGTTGGTCAAAAGTTAATAAGTAAAGGTTTAAACAGTAATAGTTCGTATAAGATGTCACGAGAAATTGTGCAGCAAGCTATGGCTGGAAATAAAGATCTTCAATACTTTTTTGATTTGCATCGTGATAGTGCCCGAAAGAATGTAACGACAAAAACAATTGGAGATAAATCATATGCAAAGCTTGCATTTGTAGTAGGGAAAGGAAATAAAAACTATGAAAAAAACTTACAATTAGCGACAGCTTTACATGAGGCGATTAATAAGAAATATCCAGGAGTGAGTCGTGGGGTCATTCAAAAAGGGTTCCAGACAGGAAATGGAATCTATAATCAAGACCTATCAGGACAAGCGATATTAATAGAAGTTGGCGGTGTAGATAATACAGAGGAAGAATTGAATCGATCAATTGATGCACTTGCTAAAGCATTTGGTGAATATTTTTGGCAGGCAGAAAAAGTGAATGGATAA
- a CDS encoding TetR/AcrR family transcriptional regulator yields MEGNENVSTKEKILNTTLELIKTEGFERVTIRKIAALSDVNIALVNYHFGSKEKLISETIRVLLISFQGTFSILDNITVPAKERLKIFLLDYVLVIRQYPKLVRKIIAMGTTAFTSQYEYGDFLKRLGFSKVKNILSEITNETDQEILMMMTVQIFGSIFLPTLMMPILESGADIKVPSVEKQIDFLIERYFYKN; encoded by the coding sequence TTGGAGGGAAATGAAAACGTATCAACGAAAGAAAAGATTTTAAATACAACATTGGAATTAATTAAAACAGAAGGTTTTGAAAGGGTAACGATAAGAAAAATTGCAGCATTGTCAGATGTAAATATCGCGCTTGTAAATTACCATTTTGGTTCAAAAGAAAAGTTGATTAGTGAGACGATTAGAGTCTTATTAATTAGCTTTCAAGGCACTTTTTCTATTTTAGATAATATTACAGTGCCAGCAAAAGAAAGATTAAAAATATTTTTATTGGATTATGTACTAGTAATTCGGCAATATCCGAAGTTAGTTAGGAAGATTATTGCAATGGGAACTACGGCATTTACATCTCAATACGAATATGGGGATTTTTTGAAGAGGCTAGGTTTTAGTAAAGTGAAGAATATTTTGAGCGAAATAACGAATGAAACGGATCAGGAAATTTTAATGATGATGACAGTACAAATATTTGGATCTATTTTTCTTCCCACATTAATGATGCCAATTCTCGAATCAGGGGCAGATATAAAAGTACCATCTGTAGAAAAACAGATTGATTTCCTAATTGAACGCTATTTTTATAAAAATTGA
- a CDS encoding DUF1572 domain-containing protein: MEQKLARVKAGANMGIGREYLQCAISNFKATKKQGERALSQLSYEQIQWSSHEETNSIAIIIKHLHGNMRSRWTDFLTSDGEKVDRDRDGEFEGGYSSKKEALAAWQEGWEYVFNTMNTILPEHLLKTVYIRGEAHTVLQAIERQISHYALHIGQIIYIGKMLKENEWLCLSIPKGQSTRYVEKKRST; the protein is encoded by the coding sequence ATGGAACAAAAATTAGCTAGGGTGAAGGCAGGGGCTAATATGGGTATCGGACGAGAATATTTACAATGTGCGATTTCGAACTTTAAAGCAACAAAGAAGCAAGGGGAACGGGCACTTTCTCAATTATCATACGAACAAATACAATGGTCTTCTCATGAAGAAACAAATAGTATAGCGATTATTATAAAGCATCTGCATGGTAATATGCGTTCTAGATGGACGGATTTTTTAACATCTGATGGTGAAAAAGTTGATCGTGACCGAGATGGTGAATTTGAAGGAGGCTATTCTTCAAAGAAGGAAGCCCTTGCAGCGTGGCAAGAAGGATGGGAATACGTTTTTAATACGATGAATACGATATTGCCGGAACATCTATTGAAGACGGTATACATTCGTGGTGAAGCTCATACGGTCCTGCAAGCAATTGAAAGGCAAATTTCTCATTATGCATTGCATATTGGACAGATTATTTACATCGGTAAAATGTTAAAAGAAAATGAGTGGCTATGTTTAAGCATTCCTAAAGGACAGTCAACTCGTTATGTAGAGAAAAAACGTTCAACATAA
- the csaA gene encoding chaperone CsaA, whose product MANFEDFLNLDLRIGTVIHAEEFKEARVPAIKLEIDFGEIGIKQSSAQITKRYSPEGLVGQQIVAVVNFPPKRVAGFKSEVLVLGGVPEADDVVLLQPNMELPNGTKIS is encoded by the coding sequence ATGGCTAATTTTGAAGATTTTTTAAATTTGGATTTGCGAATTGGAACTGTAATACATGCAGAGGAATTTAAAGAAGCGAGAGTTCCAGCGATTAAACTAGAAATTGATTTTGGAGAAATTGGGATAAAGCAGTCAAGTGCTCAAATTACGAAAAGGTATAGCCCAGAAGGTTTAGTCGGTCAACAAATTGTTGCTGTTGTAAATTTCCCGCCAAAGCGTGTAGCTGGATTTAAATCGGAAGTGCTTGTGCTTGGCGGCGTTCCTGAAGCTGATGATGTTGTGTTGCTTCAGCCTAATATGGAATTGCCAAATGGAACAAAAATTAGCTAG
- a CDS encoding HXXEE domain-containing protein produces MASFFRKHWCDIGLVVAIVVVVCLVANLGEMSEMKVLLWLSFVAILVHQFEEYRWPGYFAGLFNVVIFKSDIPDRYPLNTQSAMVINILITYVFYLLPVFFQNIIWLGLAPILMGFFQFIWHGIFANIKAKTIYNPGLGAVVLLHVPIGYVYMRYILLHNLATNLDWLFGVIYFLIATYFLIIKGNILMKSKETNHYFSKKQLGPYK; encoded by the coding sequence ATGGCTAGTTTCTTTAGAAAGCATTGGTGTGATATAGGATTAGTGGTCGCTATTGTTGTCGTAGTTTGTTTAGTCGCGAATTTGGGAGAAATGAGTGAAATGAAAGTACTGTTATGGTTAAGTTTTGTGGCCATTTTAGTGCATCAATTTGAAGAGTATCGTTGGCCAGGTTATTTTGCTGGTCTATTTAATGTAGTTATATTTAAAAGTGATATACCAGATCGCTATCCATTAAATACGCAATCTGCTATGGTAATAAATATTTTGATTACGTATGTTTTTTATTTACTCCCGGTTTTCTTTCAAAATATAATATGGCTTGGGTTGGCACCTATTTTAATGGGATTTTTTCAATTCATATGGCATGGTATTTTTGCGAATATAAAAGCTAAAACAATATATAATCCGGGATTAGGTGCGGTTGTATTACTACATGTTCCAATTGGTTATGTATATATGAGATATATTCTTTTACACAATCTGGCTACAAATTTGGATTGGTTATTTGGGGTGATCTACTTTCTAATAGCTACCTATTTTTTAATTATAAAAGGAAATATATTAATGAAAAGTAAGGAGACAAATCATTACTTTTCTAAAAAGCAACTAGGTCCGTACAAATGA
- the brnQ4 gene encoding branched-chain amino acid transport system II carrier protein BrnQ4, translating into MKGRLRPGDTVAIGLMLFALFLGAGNLIFPPVLGQQAGENVWIATIGFLVTGVGLPLLAVTAVAFVEGDLKALSSRVHPIFAFIFPLISYLAIGPFFAIPRTGAVSFEMGMKPFLSEAMVSEWYMLFLFTIVFFGITWYLSLNPSKLVDWFGKFLTPLLVLIVAVIVGKAIIDPIGEPAAPLAAYKENAFFGGFIQGYLTMDAISALVFGIVVVQVIRSKGIKESSQIAKITVVSGIIAVLGLTLIYLSLAYLGSTSTSLGVSENGGLILTNVVNELYGTSGKILLGLVIILACLTTSVGLTSACAGFFTNLFPKLSHKTIVTMVCVFSLIVSNLGLTQLIAVTLPVLMIIYPVAIVLIVLSYFHKWIGKRNTIYIGAILGALLISFFNGLESANIKIDVISNVLQMLPLYNEGIGWLIPSCIGGILGFFLYKSNESSKLQKKGA; encoded by the coding sequence ATGAAGGGACGTTTAAGGCCAGGTGATACGGTAGCAATTGGTTTAATGCTATTTGCATTATTTTTAGGAGCAGGAAATTTAATTTTTCCGCCAGTTTTAGGTCAACAAGCAGGAGAGAATGTTTGGATTGCTACAATAGGATTCCTTGTAACGGGAGTCGGATTACCCCTACTAGCTGTAACAGCTGTCGCGTTTGTAGAGGGGGACTTGAAAGCGCTGTCTTCTAGAGTCCACCCTATATTTGCGTTTATTTTCCCATTGATTAGTTATTTAGCAATTGGACCATTTTTCGCAATCCCGCGTACTGGAGCTGTTTCGTTTGAAATGGGTATGAAGCCGTTTTTATCAGAGGCAATGGTTTCAGAGTGGTACATGCTATTTCTTTTCACGATAGTTTTCTTCGGAATAACGTGGTATTTATCATTAAATCCATCTAAATTAGTGGATTGGTTCGGAAAGTTTCTTACGCCACTATTGGTATTAATTGTCGCTGTTATTGTCGGAAAGGCAATTATTGATCCAATTGGAGAGCCGGCTGCGCCGTTAGCTGCTTACAAAGAAAATGCTTTCTTTGGTGGATTTATTCAAGGATATTTAACGATGGATGCAATTAGTGCTCTCGTATTTGGAATTGTCGTTGTACAAGTTATTCGCTCTAAAGGGATAAAAGAGAGTAGTCAAATTGCAAAAATAACAGTCGTATCAGGTATTATTGCTGTACTTGGTTTAACGTTAATTTATTTATCACTTGCTTATCTTGGTTCAACAAGTACATCACTTGGTGTCTCAGAAAACGGTGGTCTTATTTTAACGAATGTTGTAAATGAGCTATATGGGACGAGTGGTAAAATTTTATTGGGGCTTGTTATTATACTCGCTTGTTTAACAACTTCTGTTGGGTTAACATCTGCGTGTGCGGGTTTCTTTACAAACTTATTCCCAAAACTTTCACATAAAACGATTGTAACAATGGTATGTGTATTTAGTTTAATTGTATCTAACCTAGGTTTAACACAATTAATCGCCGTAACATTACCTGTGTTAATGATCATTTATCCAGTTGCAATTGTATTAATCGTACTTTCGTATTTCCATAAGTGGATTGGGAAGCGTAATACAATTTATATTGGAGCTATTTTAGGTGCATTGTTAATTAGTTTCTTTAACGGTTTAGAAAGTGCGAACATTAAAATTGACGTGATTTCTAATGTACTACAAATGTTACCGTTATATAACGAAGGAATCGGATGGTTAATTCCATCATGTATTGGCGGGATTCTCGGTTTCTTCCTCTATAAATCAAATGAATCAAGTAAATTACAAAAGAAAGGTGCTTAG
- the cbpA gene encoding cyclic di-AMP binding protein CbpA, whose translation MRIKGNYVPKREVLLCSSSITIGEALEHLNKTGYRCVPVLDEKKEKFLGNIYKVDILEYKGSLDESVIQLLNDKEGFVREDSSFFKVFFTIKKLPYLSVVDEKGIFLGILTHKKVFELLEDAWGVHSSKYSVMIGTQDYNGAIQKLSTVLKKYTGIQSLMTFDNDALLVRRIMFTLGEEFNDGELETLLKDLEDHGFRVVYVEEMKNPREVETIE comes from the coding sequence ATGAGGATTAAAGGGAATTACGTGCCGAAAAGGGAAGTTTTACTGTGCTCAAGTTCGATTACGATAGGGGAAGCGTTAGAGCATTTAAATAAAACGGGGTATCGTTGTGTACCAGTTTTAGATGAAAAAAAAGAGAAATTTTTAGGGAATATATATAAAGTAGATATTTTAGAATATAAAGGATCGCTTGATGAGAGTGTAATACAATTATTAAACGATAAAGAAGGATTTGTGAGAGAAGATTCATCTTTCTTTAAAGTATTTTTTACAATAAAAAAATTGCCATATTTATCAGTAGTTGACGAAAAAGGGATTTTCCTTGGAATTTTAACGCATAAAAAAGTTTTTGAGTTATTAGAGGATGCATGGGGCGTTCACTCTAGTAAATACTCTGTCATGATTGGAACGCAAGACTATAATGGAGCAATTCAAAAGTTATCGACAGTTTTAAAGAAATACACTGGTATTCAAAGTTTGATGACTTTTGATAATGATGCCTTATTAGTTCGTAGAATTATGTTTACATTAGGAGAAGAGTTTAACGACGGTGAATTAGAGACATTATTGAAAGATTTAGAAGATCACGGATTTAGAGTTGTGTATGTGGAAGAGATGAAAAATCCACGTGAAGTTGAAACGATAGAGTAA